The Carassius gibelio isolate Cgi1373 ecotype wild population from Czech Republic chromosome B5, carGib1.2-hapl.c, whole genome shotgun sequence genome segment CAGACGCACTCTTTTCTCCAGCTGTGCGCTCTCTCACACTGACAGTGTTTTGATGGCTGTTGGCAGTGTACTTCTCTGAACTGCTCTATACATGGCTGTCTCTGTGTACAGGCAGGATGGTGGCCATAATTCCCTGAGCTCTGTCTAGAATCCGTTATGAATCTGAAATGGTCATGACTGCTTTGTTGTGCTCAGCCTTCCACAAGAGCTTTTGCTTTTGGAGCTCATCTAGTCCATATTTTGGCAGTATACATCTGTTGCACTGAGCTGTACAGCAAACCATGTTTTTCGTTGAAAGGAGAGCCAAAAAGAGGTGCTGTCTTAATTGATGCCTGGTTATAATGAGGTTCAGAAATTTGCACACAAAAGAGGGGTTTTGggatgttgccatggcaacaggaGCCCCAGTGGATGGCAGAAGGGCAAAGCATATGAGGGTCTGAATTGTCACTTGAGAAAAAGTGACCAACATACTGTTTTCCAATGGTTCAAGGTTATTACCTTGTTTCGTCAAAGATTAGAAGGCATCTTTAAtttgataaacaaaataaacctttatGGATGGAAGTACAGTCAATCAGTGCATCTGCCCCTCgcagcttaatttttttttgtcaattttaacGTGTCGTCTTATCAAGAGCTAGGGCATTAACTGACTtctgttttctctatttgaaGCTTTGTTCTGACTTGCTCTTTGCCGCCCTTTTCTCCTCCTCATTCATTTTCAAGTAGACTTAAAGCTAAATCCCATTCCAGAGTTAATTTGAATAACAGTAGGTTATCCGCCCATTGGAAATCCTCAGTCACACCTACCTCTATCTTTCTTCCTTTCTCCCCATGCTCCTCCTTTTGTTTCCTTCTTCATCCCTGTTCTTATTTTCTGCCTGCGTTTCATAATCCAGCCTCAGTCTTAGGAACTGGGATCCTTAAAAGATGCGCTGCCTCCCCTCAAATGCTAGATATAGCACCACATCCTAAAAGTTTGCCCCTCTCTGTTCAAGTGTAAATGATTCCGCGTCTTATTCTCTGGTTGTTTGGGGGTAAACTGAAGTCAAGAGGTCAGAACATCTCTTCTAGCTTGTTAACCCCCATGTTCAATTTTATACCTCACTGCATTGAGACACAGCGAGCTGGAACAGTCCATTACGGAGCAGACGGTCATGTGACTGGGGTGTGACCTGTGGGAGTTCTGGGAGACACATGGGACACTTCTTCAGTGTGTTATTAATGTACTTTGGACATTTGTGCTTATTATAGATTATTTAtgctttaagatattttaatgatctaatcTAATATGTAAAGCAGAGGTAAAAAGACATGTTTGTCTTCATTTTGAGTTTCTCTGATGTCTTTTCATATTTAAGACTGTCTTGTTTGACTCAGTTAACCaggttttgtttaattttattttattgtatgagATCAATCCTCCATATCTAGTTGTGTAAAACGTTTAGGCCTAATCCTGGCAATAAGCTTGACTTTAGCctctggtttggtttggtttttcaGGACAGCGACATCCAGAAGAAGATCGACTATGAGATCCGGATGCGTGAGGGTGCTTGTAAACTGCTGGCCGCATGTTCTCAGAGGGACCAGGCGCTGGAGGCCTCCAAGAGTCTCCTCACTTGCAACGCCCGCATCATGGCCTACATGTCAGAGCTGCAGCGCATGAAGGAGGCACAAGTCATGCAACGGGTCGCACGCAGGTCAGCgatcacttttgattcatttagtCCAGTTTGTGTCAACTTAACAAAGTTTGGtcaaattaaattagatttttgggTGTCTCTGATGTTTGTGGTGCTTTATTGAAGGTAAATTAGATAATAGGCCAGTTCCTTGGGGTCAGGCATGTCTATTATACTGTCAGCAGTGGTAGCAAATATAAAGTTCCATCCACTGTCTTTGCTAAAGAACTGTCAACAAATGATCAAACTGCAATTATTATCAAAGTCCAACACATATGCTCTCTTACTAAAAACGAagctcttacaggtttggaatgacatgagagtgagtaattaatgatagatgacttgaatgacttaaaatgttaatttaagtcAAATACAAAAATTGTAAAAGGTTTTCCTTTTAGTCACGTTGACATGacacaaatgaaataaacataactaactaaatatatattcaaaaacatttaaagagatttaatttctgtcattagtTACTCTCATGTCTCTCCAAACCGGTAAGACTTTCATTCGTCTTGGAacacaaaacaattttaatttttgggtgaattagtTTAAATGGtgtgtaatgtttaaaaaaaaaaaagtgtagtttaCCATGCAGAGACAATTGTACTTGGGGCTTTTTTAGGTTAAATAACTTGTACTGTCATCTTGAACCTATGTATAGATGTCAGTACATTTGCTTTGTTTATTTGAGCACACAACCTGACACAACAACATTGGCTcaatcaatattatacatttgGGGTAGGACCATTGGCAGACAAAGAAAGTGCTCAGGACACTTCAGCATTAATTATACTGGATTATTTTATGCATTGTGGTTTGTATCTTATTGTTTGTGTTCAGGTCTTCTGATGCAGGTCCAATGGATGACCGATCCCCATGTAAAGGCAAAGTAGCCATTTCAGGTATGTTGACAGAAAAGAATTCGGGCAGTAATGATTCATTTATGTaatgaaaaatacatatacagtactgttGAAAATTTTAGGGTCTGTCTATACGGTTTTTAAAGAACTATCACATCAGAAGTGCAATAATAATtcttgttacaaaagatttttatgaagtttaaataaatgctatttttctgaaCTATttatccatcaaagaatcctgataaaagcatcaagccaaatcataatattagaatgatttctgaaggattgtgtggtAATAAAGACTttgtcatcacaagaataaattacattttaaaaccataTTAAAATGTGGAACAAGTATcctaaattgtaatgatatttcacaatattactatttttactatatatttggtcaaataaatgcagattttgtAATCATGAGATAttcttaaaaacaataaaaaaatattgctgaccccaaacttttgaatggtatatatAAACAGAGACTGTTAAATATGATGTTATTCTCTTTTATTTTGATTCTGTGTATTGTGTGCAAACCAGTCTGTTTATATGGGTGTCTGAGCACTAAATCACACCCCTGCTGTTTTATATATCAGCGCCTGTGTCTCTGTCTGCTAGGGGCTCTTTTTTATGAGTTGCCCTCCCCTCTTCACTGTCTGGGTCTTTTAGAGTGGCCACCCCCCTCTAAACACCTAGTGCTATTAACTCCTAGGTCAAACTCCACAACTGCCCCCATGGCAATCTGTGTTTGAGACCCACAGTGAGGGGCCTACAGGGCTGATTCTCCGTAAATGCTgtaataatgacatcattatgaAATGGTTGTGAAGGACCTTGTACCCCTACTTCAGAATCACATGCATATAAATGTAAACCACACTCATATGCATCCGCACAGATGGAATCAACACAATATTCTGTGTTATTCTGCGCAGTGATGAAATTAGATCAAATGTTTAATAGACCAACAAACATGGTGGAGCATTCATAGACTTTCATCAATGACTAGCGTTCCTGTTCTGCAGAAATATGCTGTGCTTTCTTCAGCGGCAGATTCTGTGTGGGATTCCTGCTCATGCACCATCATTGCACTTAAATGCATCAAGACTCTTTATCATGTAGTTCATCCCACGCACATACAATCTAATGTTCCCACATACAGcctcagttttattattttatttttttcctgtccaTCATCTGCTGTCAGTACCATATTAATTGTTCCCTAACAACCTCTTCCTATTAATTTAATGGCGTTCTGTCATTATTAACAAGCCTAGTTACTCAGATCTTGACAAAGGAGCTCATCCAGGTGGGCTGAAGTGATGAATGTGGTCTTGATGTGGTGGGTGGGCCAGTATGATAATGGTGATTTATAGTGGCTGGTAGCATGACATAAAATAGCAGATGGGTGATGTGAACGTATTTTAGTTTTGATTGACATGGAGTGACAGCCGGCATTGGTTGCTTGCAGCTGTGAGTGAcactgagcgtgtgtgtgtgtgtgttataacctTGTGTTTTGCTCTGACCTCCAATTCCTCTGTTTTGCAGATCTACGGATACCTCTGATGTGGAAAGAcacagattattttaaaaataaaggaggTAAACATCTGTTTTTCCTCTTCACTCTGATATCCAGGTTAAATAACAGTGCAGGCTGTTTAGAATGGTCTTAATAAACCTCTGAATAGCACGCACACAGAAAATACTGCTCAGATACATTGTGCATTCAGTATATGCATTACCGccataacaaaaaacacatttatttctgaAGAATTCAGGCCCAGCAAAACCCTCTGGGTAAACAGAATATTATTACTGGAGCTGGAAACCTTTTTCCAGACAACAGTGACTAATGTAGTTTTGCCTAAGGTGCTTAGAACAGCTGATAGAGGTGACATTATGTTGATGAATGTGACACAGGAACCCACTTACATTCTCTGCATTACTCATGGGAAAGCTTTTATGTGTGCTTTATCCTGTTAATGACAACATCTATTTTAATAGAAATCTAAATGATTAGGGCAAACATGTTTAAAACATGTTGTGTCACAGTTATTAATGTTCTACAATTTGTACATGGAAAAAATACACGGATAGCAATATTGCCCTGAGCAGGAAAAAGCAGgaccgcacacacacacccacaggtGCACAGGTGTAAATGTTTCCTGAATGAACAGAGCTGCTCTGGGGGGTTTTAGAGGCACTGGGCCAGATATGCAGCTACACTGGTGAAGACATGACAGCAGGTGTGACTCCTGAGTAGAAATCATGTAAATGTCTTTCTCTATTCTGCAGAGCTGCATCGGTGCGCTGTGTTCTGTCTGCTTCAGCTGGGTGGAGAGATCTTTGACACAGACATGGTGATGGTGGACAGGACGCTGACAGATATCTGCTTTGACAACACAATAGTCTTGTAAGTGTGCCTGTTTGTTTTGTCAGTTTAACTGTTTCTGGACATTTATTCCATACAAATAGTGTCCAAAATAGCTATAATTGGTTTGTATCAAAGTATATTAattgtacacttaaaaaaaaaaagatagattgatagatagatggatagatattcgtcagtcacatgatcctttagaaatcattaaaatatgctgatttagtgttcaataaacatttcttgttattattattgagtcgtgctgcttaatattttttacataaacatcTTCGTCACTTGTGATCAGagtaatgcatccttgataaacaaattaatttctaaaaaaaaaaaaaatcgtactgaccccaaacatttgaccagtagtatatactgtatttaaataaacattcgcAATATATTGATATTAAATGTATGTAGTAATACAAAGTGCTTGATTCATGCTGTGTTTCCTGTGTGTAGTAATGAGGCCGGTCCAGGGTTCGAGCTGCGGGTGGAGCTGTACAGCTGTTGTTCAGAGGAGGACTACTCAGCAGGCAGCACACCGCGGAAGCTGGCCAGCAAGCTGAGCTCATCTCTGGGAAGGTCAGCAGGAAAGAAAATGAGGGCGGCCTTGGAGCCCGGAGCCTGCAGCGCCACTAGCAATGGAGGAGGAGCGACAATCCTGCTGCCTGTGCCCTCTGTACAGTAAGTGTgtagaagcacacacacaaacacactgctgcTACATCAATCAGATATGCTAAAAGGATTGCTGTGAACCGTGGAACAGTTATAAACTTATGTTCAATGATAGAAAATACAATAAGCAGCATACGTACAATACAGGTTAAAAGtctggggtcggtaagatttttttttaaatgcctttaaaagtctcttattctcaccaggactgcatttattggaacaaaaatacagtaaaaaaaaaaataatattgtggcaatatattacaatttaaaataactgttagctgttttaaaattaatacagcctttagtgtcacatgatccttcagaaatcattcttataagcTGAAGAAATGTTACTTATAATTATcaatgccacttttgatcaatttaatgcatccttgctgaataaaagtatcaattactggaaaaaaaaaaagttactgaccccaaactgaaCATTTTGTAATGGATTTTCAGTGATTTATATTTACTTGTCTCAACAATTGTTTGTTTCAGGGCTTTTCTCAGCAAATACTATTATTGCATATATTGTACGTTTATTCACAATTTATTTGATTAGtttaacattaaagggggggtgaaatgctatttcatgcatactgagtttttaacactgttaaagagttggattcccatgctaaacatggacaaagtttaaaaaattaagttgtacgtttgaaggagtatttctgttccaaaaatactccttccggtttgtcacaagtttcggaaagtttttttggaaaatggatggagcggaatttccttatatgggtcctaagggcacttctgccagaagagcgcacgctcccgtagagcagagcacagacattcactgatcagagcgagagcgtcgtgaaatgtcacaaaagaagtgtgtttttgcttgccagggcaagacaaccctgcacagattacctaaagagaaacagcattaagggaccagtggatggagtttatttttacagagcatcaacggagttgtgcaagtgtttttgtttgttccctgcatttcgaagatgcttgttttacaaacaaggcccagtttgacaccggatttgcgtatcgtgtatttcttaaggataatgcagtcccaacgaaaaagggtcacgatcgtgtgttggaaccgcaggcggtgagtaaaactgcttcaaatatctctgtgttgttaacttagctatcggcgtgtaagcacaccaagtaaacaacatgcgatgttgtcatcaaactgcactttccgcaTGTACACcttgctctcaacgcaaaagcctactcgcgcgcgtgattctttagctccgcccacacgtcacgcctccagccgcttgtgtttttccgggaaaaaaacggtacagactatctttctcttataaatatatttggagttatgaaggatgcagtactactctataggtactcaagattaacaggatattgagtgaaaacaagcatttcaccccccctttaatttataattgtatttatttgtatttgattgAAAGTCATAGTTCAAATATGTTTGCATATAGCTTTCTCTCATTGTGTTCTGTGTGTTTACAGGGGCCCCAAATATCATCTTTTGGCTCACACAACCCTCAGTCTCTCTCACGTCCAGGATAGCTTCCGCACACATGACCTCACCATCACGGGAAATGGTGAGCTGctgaaactatttttaaaacttGACTTTTTGTTACCAGGAACATCTTTATTTAGAAAACACGTCGAagtactgtgtaaaaaaaattggtaatttgaatataataatttgattctttacttttttcttttttttttgattgattgaagTAACAAACTGAGATGCTTTGTCTGATAAACAGTTTATAACATCCAAGTTCTGTCAACAAATGCCTTCTGGGGTTTTATGTAAAGGACATTAGTTTTAAGACATGCTAGTTTTCTTCACGCTGCAGTCAGTGTGTGTTGTCGACGTCTGTCAGATTTATTGTGTTAGGGTCATGCTCATAAACCTCTCTGGATGGCCAGTCATTATGTGTGAAGGGCCAATAAGAGGCGCTTATAGCCACCTTCATGTGTGAAGAGTTACTGCAGCCATTCTTACGGTCTGAATGTGGGCTGCTCGCTCTCACAGctgataatttaaaatatgtactAAAAATATAGGGTGCAAAACATGATGTCATTTGAATAGCTTGTTTACTTGGGTTTTAAAACACAGTTTCTAACTTTGTAAGTCGAGCAGTCTTTTTATCTTTCTTTGTCTGTCTGTAGAGGAGTGTTCGTACTGGCTGCCTCTGTATGGCGGGGTATGCTGTCGTCTGGCCGCTCAGCCTCACTGTATGACACAACAGATGATGAGTGGCTGTCTGAGGGTAAAGGTGGGTGGTTTCACTCACTTCAATCTCATATTTCTCCATTTCAATTTTCTTTGGCTGAAGTTCTCCTTCCTTTCTCTCAAGCTTGGAGGTGAGCCACAAGGATGGACAAATGTCTACGGTGTTTTAAAAGGAACAAATCTCTTCTGTTATCATCAAAAAGAGGACATGGAGGCCAAAGTGGAGCCTGTCTTGACTATTGGGATTAACAAAGTAAGTTCTGTCCTATTCTGGAAATTTCAAGCCTGCTCATTTATGATATCAGGCTCATTTTCTGCTTTTGGAGATATCATGAGATATTTTTCTTTGTGAACATCATGAAAGTACTCTTTCAAATGGATGGTCTCTTTTTAGTCAGAACGTTTCTTATTGTGTCAGTAGTTGAATAGATGTTTTGTCTGGGTCTTTCACTGCCCCTAGAGAGAGCTGAGTGTCATGAGCACAAAGAGCTTGTTTTAACATCTGAGATCTGCACTGTGAGTCTGCACATTCCTTAGCTCTCAGGTGACTGTTTAGCGCTACTCTTACTTTACTTGTGCTCTGCTGTCACCCTCTGGTTAAAACTGAGATTACTCTTTCATTCTGCAAAATATGTGCGAAAGCTTTCATTGCAGGTATTGCTATTGTATACTATCAATGTGAATTCAAACGAGAATTAATGCAGAACTTTAGCTCAAAATGTTGCAATGTGTATCCAACCAGTCTTCATTCTGTATTAAACTCTGCCAGTCTGTACATTATTCTGCTTATTACATTGCCCCacataaataaatgtcattaaatttgagtttaaattattttacattgttagaACAGATAGAGAGTAgactcatttacatttagtcatttagtcgatgcttttatccaaagccacttacaaatgaggacaatgaaagtgatcaaaatcaacaaaagcacaatgatatacaagtactatgacaagtctcagttagcttaatgcatTACAcgtaacatttttgtaaaaattatttaataaataaaaagaaaacagatagaaaagaaaaagaataaagcaagctagtgttatggtccttttttatttttgttaattgtataataattaaaagaaaacaaatagattatacaaaaagaatagagaagctagtgttattttttttattattttaagaaaacaagtaGTGAGTGAGTGCAAGTCTTTTTAAAGTTCTTGTTCTTCTCTGTGTTATCAGTGTTGTTTTTAAGTACAAATAAATGTGTGAGTAGTCAACATacctatgttttttgttttgcattcttttatttttcactgattttcttttttcaaattgaTCATAAAACCATCTGATTTTGGCCTTCAGTTACGTACTGTAATATACACCATACTTCAAAAGTTCAGAGTCAgtgagatttcttttttttttttcttttttttttgcaagaaattaatattaagtaataatataaatttttgttctgcagggacacattaaattgattaaatgtgACTGTGAAGACAAttgtaacaaaaaaaagttttattatatttctaacAAGCTGTTCTTCAAACAACCTTTTATTAAACAAAGAATCATAAAAGAActcaaattctgtcattaatagcacctcatgtcgttccaaacccataagacctttgttcatgttcagaacacagattaagatCAATTTGATTAAATCTGAGCGCTTTCTGATcctacatagacagcaatgcaactggcgcattcaaggcccagaaaaaggaagaaaaccattaaaatagttaatgtgacatcagtggttcaaccttgaTTTTATGAAGTTACGAGAATGCTGtgctcaaagaaaaaaaacaacaactctattaaaatttcttctcttctgtgtcagtcttcgACACGTATTCCCAGTAGTACCATGATGcataaatcatactgaccccGATCTGTAGAGTATATTATATCATTTtaggttaataatttatttctgtgtatcTCAGGAGACAAGAATACGGGCCGCAGAGAAGGATCCTCACAGCAAGGCACAGAATATCTGTATCACTAACCAGTATGGAGGAGAGGAGGTGACGCACACACTCGCTGCAGACAGCAGAGAAGACACACAGCGCTGGATGGAGGCCTTCTGGCAGCAGTTTTTTGATATGAGTGAGCACATGAACTCTAAACTTACTAGAAAGCCATAAGCCACACAAGAGTGTACGTTACTGAGCAAATAACCCTTAACTATGTTAAAATCATTATGTCAGCCCTTGAGTGGCTTTCTGATTTTGACAAATGGTGACAACAGCAATATGCTCAGATACATGATgctcaataatataataataaaaaatatttgaatacataCATTAGATTATGCCAGGTGATATAATGCATTGGCCTGACTATGAGTTCAATGCGCTTGCTTGCTCCCTCTACAGGCCAGTGGAGGCAGTGCTGTGATGACCTGATGAAGATTGAGCTGCCTTCCCCACGCAAGCCTGCCATAGTCACACCCAAGCAGGGCTCCCTGTACCATGAGATGGGTGAGTGTGTTTTCACACAGTTACAGAGGATGTAGCAGAGTTTGCAGCTCTAGATTGTCACAAAATAAAGCCAAGCGACACAATAGGGCCATATAGGTAACAACAGAAATAATGCACCAGCACAGATATGCCTGTGAATCTAACATTAATGTGTGGATTGAACTGCATGTCCTCGTCCTCAGTCTTTTTCTTGATCAATTTATTGCCATTTAACTGCTAAATGGAAAGTCTGCTGTTTCTGACAAACTGACAgtcttttctttctcttcctctgtctTATTTTCTCTGGTTTTTATGTCTGTCCCTTCACTGTTGTTTTCCTGTCTGTTTTTTCTCTTCTCGTACACTATTGATTTTTCCTACACTCTGGTATTTTCCTGGTTACATGCCTTACATTTGTAATCCAAACATCCATCCCATGCATTCCCCAACCACTGTATCATTATTTGGTTGATAAATAAACACTCATTCCCGTGCCCTCCCCACGACCCTGCATTTGTTGGCCCCTCGTGTGTTATGCTGGCCCCCCCCTCCAAAGTGGCCCCTGCTTCCGGTGAGGGGCTTTTGCTGCAGGATAACGCTGTCTCTGCCGAGATCCGAGCTCTGCTCTCCTCCTATTACAATGACAGGTGAAGTAACTGATGAGAAGTTACCTGAGCCCACCCTCTACTGGCCCATGTGATCCCAAGCCTTTTTGTCACTTGTGTGACCAGCAGTTTTTACTTAAACTATATATACAGTTCAAacctaaatgtaaattaaatgagtATCGTTGTTGTTGTTAGGTATTAGATGGAACCATAATATATTGCTGTATATTCACGGCTTTAATTTATACTTCttgaaaattgtttttaattgttaataactttattttactaattttaattattatataatatgctTTCAAAGAAATCATTAGATTCCAACAATTAGCTTGCCAGTACTTTAGTATGAGAGGAAGCTCAGTGGTCACAAGTAacaaaacatgtcccactctcggAAAGCAATCATATAAACTATTTTGGAAATTTAGGGATGGTTTATCAAAAGACAAATGAAGCTTGCAACTGAAAATcagctgttgtttttttatggaaACAAGTTTTTCATCATAgcttctgtttctctttggccacAGTTATTGACAAGTCTGATGACATCGGAACGGTCACTGACATCCTGGCCCGTCGTATTGAAGAGTTTGAGCTAAGGGCCCAGCTCGGATCTCCGCCTCACTGGATGGCCTTGTTTGATGAAGATCCCCCGAGATCCCCTCACACCCTTCAGCACCTGCCGCCCCACTCACCCAGTCCTCGCCTACACAGCCGCCAGCCCCGCAGCCCACGCTGCCAACGCACACCCGGCCTTCTCTCCTCCAACGCCAGCCTGACCTCAGACAGCGACAGTCCCGCCAGCGTCAGCCCCTGTTTCCGCCAGGCATGGTCCCCTGtcgcctcttcctcctcgggtCGCTTCCGCCCCCGTACCCTCTCCCTGGACGCCAAGCTCTCCACTCTGCGAGGTCGGGGCTACAGTGGCTTCCGGTGCAACTGCCAGCCGCCCACGGCCAGCTCTGTGTCTCCTCGCCCCACTCAGACTGCTCTGTCCTGCTCCAGTTCAACTTCCAGCAGCAGCTCCAGCGAGGGAAGCAACAGTCAAGAGTCAGACCTGGGCTTCTCTAGACCGTCTGGTGCACGCCGCAGCTTGAGGATCCTGAGAGCTAAGCTAGACCCCAGGAACTGGCTGCAGAGTCAGGTGTAGTGGTCACACTTCCTCTGATTACTGTCAGAGCCATCACAACTTCCTGTGTCTGCCTGGAAAAAACTGGAATAACTGAGGTCATGTTTGCTCAATGTCTGTCGTTGTGTACTCTCTACATAATAAGATCAGCATGAAAAACGTTTTCTTCACCTCAGCAGTGGGAATTCAGTACTATACGTTCTAATACACTACTAATACATAGCATTACACGTTGTCTCTTCATGAAAGCTGATTATTTTGGATCTTTGGAGAGTGTAGATGTTTTAAGAGAGAAAGACTCCTGGACTGAAGCAGTTGTCCCGAGTACTCTTGGGTCAGTCATTGTGTCTGTGTGCACTGTTTTAGATGTATGCTTCAGAAAGTGCTGTCAGTATTCATCATCACTCACATTGAGGCTGGcaaatacactaccgttcaaaagtttggattttTAAATACTCTTATGTTTCCAagtctgcattaatttgatcagaaatgcagtaatattgtgagatattattataattcaaaataactgatttgaatattaaaaatttttcaaatgtaatttattcttgtaatggCATTGCTGAATTTTGCATAATATCCAATTGAAATGcataatcattctgatatgctgatttggtgctcaataaatttTTCTCATCTCCTTACTGCCatttttgatctatttaatgcacccttgctaaatttaagttttaatatcTTAAAATCGTATTGATCCCAAACATTTGGACGCTATTGTATTTCAGGATCAGTGATCTTGGAAACATAGTATTAATAAACCTAACGTGTGAAAGTAACCTGAACTCTGATGGATTTCACTTTATTAGTAAGTGCCACTGCACCTTAAGCACACAAGCCTGCAAGAAAAAAGTCTTATAATATCAGTTTAAActcagcttttctttttttttttatagttgatTGTGTGATAAATGACATTACCAATAACTGACTTTCTGTCTTTGATTACTTTCTGATGTTGTGCTGTATGGGTTTTTGGACATGTAGTGACAACTTGTGCTTTGGATCCGATACCACACAaaagcaacatttttcatttagagacaTCTGTGGTTG includes the following:
- the LOC127957250 gene encoding rhotekin isoform X4; its protein translation is MNNTKNQRDSDIQKKIDYEIRMREGACKLLAACSQRDQALEASKSLLTCNARIMAYMSELQRMKEAQVMQRVARRSSDAGPMDDRSPCKGKVAISDLRIPLMWKDTDYFKNKGELHRCAVFCLLQLGGEIFDTDMVMVDRTLTDICFDNTIVFNEAGPGFELRVELYSCCSEEDYSAGSTPRKLASKLSSSLGRSAGKKMRAALEPGACSATSNGGGATILLPVPSVQGPKYHLLAHTTLSLSHVQDSFRTHDLTITGNEECSYWLPLYGGVCCRLAAQPHCMTQQMMSGCLRVKLGGEPQGWTNVYGVLKGTNLFCYHQKEDMEAKVEPVLTIGINKETRIRAAEKDPHSKAQNICITNQYGGEEVTHTLAADSREDTQRWMEAFWQQFFDMSQWRQCCDDLMKIELPSPRKPAIVTPKQGSLYHEMVIDKSDDIGTVTDILARRIEEFELRAQLGSPPHWMALFDEDPPRSPHTLQHLPPHSPSPRLHSRQPRSPRCQRTPGLLSSNASLTSDSDSPASVSPCFRQAWSPVASSSSGRFRPRTLSLDAKLSTLRGRGYSGFRCNCQPPTASSVSPRPTQTALSCSSSTSSSSSSEGSNSQESDLGFSRPSGARRSLRILRAKLDPRNWLQSQV
- the LOC127957250 gene encoding rhotekin isoform X5, with the protein product MFCRNQTARATIARGSALEMEIRRGKFRQSVFMETPQDSDIQKKIDYEIRMREGACKLLAACSQRDQALEASKSLLTCNARIMAYMSELQRMKEAQVMQRVARRSSDAGPMDDRSPCKGKVAISDLRIPLMWKDTDYFKNKGELHRCAVFCLLQLGGEIFDTDMVMVDRTLTDICFDNTIVFNEAGPGFELRVELYSCCSEEDYSAGSTPRKLASKLSSSLGRSAGKKMRAALEPGACSATSNGGGATILLPVPSVQGPKYHLLAHTTLSLSHVQDSFRTHDLTITGNEECSYWLPLYGGVCCRLAAQPHCMTQQMMSGCLRVKLGGEPQGWTNVYGVLKGTNLFCYHQKEDMEAKVEPVLTIGINKETRIRAAEKDPHSKAQNICITNQYGGEEVTHTLAADSREDTQRWMEAFWQQFFDMSQWRQCCDDLMKIELPSPRKPAIVTPKQGSLYHEMVAPASGEGLLLQDNAVSAEIRALLSSYYNDSY
- the LOC127957250 gene encoding rhotekin isoform X1, with the protein product MFCRNQTARATIARGSALEMEIRRGKFRQSVFMETPQDSDIQKKIDYEIRMREGACKLLAACSQRDQALEASKSLLTCNARIMAYMSELQRMKEAQVMQRVARRSSDAGPMDDRSPCKGKVAISDLRIPLMWKDTDYFKNKGELHRCAVFCLLQLGGEIFDTDMVMVDRTLTDICFDNTIVFNEAGPGFELRVELYSCCSEEDYSAGSTPRKLASKLSSSLGRSAGKKMRAALEPGACSATSNGGGATILLPVPSVQGPKYHLLAHTTLSLSHVQDSFRTHDLTITGNEECSYWLPLYGGVCCRLAAQPHCMTQQMMSGCLRVKLGGEPQGWTNVYGVLKGTNLFCYHQKEDMEAKVEPVLTIGINKETRIRAAEKDPHSKAQNICITNQYGGEEVTHTLAADSREDTQRWMEAFWQQFFDMSQWRQCCDDLMKIELPSPRKPAIVTPKQGSLYHEMVIDKSDDIGTVTDILARRIEEFELRAQLGSPPHWMALFDEDPPRSPHTLQHLPPHSPSPRLHSRQPRSPRCQRTPGLLSSNASLTSDSDSPASVSPCFRQAWSPVASSSSGRFRPRTLSLDAKLSTLRGRGYSGFRCNCQPPTASSVSPRPTQTALSCSSSTSSSSSSEGSNSQESDLGFSRPSGARRSLRILRAKLDPRNWLQSQV